AGTCATTTTCTTTTTCCTCTAAAGTATAAATCTTGGTTAGTTCAACAAATTCATTTATAACAATCTCTTTTGTGATATATAAAAGTTCAAAAGTACCAAAAATTAAAATAGCTCTAATTAAAGGTTTTGTAGATCTTCAAGTTGTTTCTTTTTTTTCTAAAAACTTAATAATGCTTGCCCTAAAAAAAGTATATCTTTTTTCTATAAAACTTATTGTTTCTTTTTCTTGTTGGTTTAATTTGAATTTTTTGTTTACCACCTCAGAATTAACAATTAAGTTTTCTAATTCAAATTGATAAAGAATGGAAATTATCATTTTTCTATAAGTTAGTCTATTTTCATTAGAATTGGATTTAAAATTATCTTTTACTTGCTCCATAAATGTTTATTCCTCTAAAACACTTAAATCTATGTTATGAAATACTTCTTGAACATCATCATCAGCTTCAAATCTTTCAATATGTTCAAGAATTTTTGCTGTTCTTTCTTTTTCTAGAACAACATATTCATTAGGAATATAACTAACTTCTGCAGTTTTATACTCAAAATTAAATTGATCATCTATAGCTTTTTTTAATTTAAGAAAATGCCCAGGCTCACAATAAATTTCAAAACTTTCTTCTGTTGTTTCAAAATTGTTAGCTCCATTTTCTAAAGCAAAAAGCATTAATGTTTCTTCATCAGCTAAGCTTTTATCTATTTCTAATACACCTAATTGTTCAAAAACATATGGAATTGATCCTTGCTTACCTACAGTTCCATTAGCTTTTTTAAAGAGCGCTTGAACATT
This Mesomycoplasma neurolyticum DNA region includes the following protein-coding sequences:
- a CDS encoding transcription antitermination factor NusB, yielding MEQVKDNFKSNSNENRLTYRKMIISILYQFELENLIVNSEVVNKKFKLNQQEKETISFIEKRYTFFRASIIKFLEKKETTWRSTKPLIRAILIFGTFELLYITKEIVINEFVELTKIYTLEEKENDYKFVNAILQKVSELFETTEKKKTN
- a CDS encoding YebC/PmpR family DNA-binding transcriptional regulator; translated protein: MAGHSKWANIKHRKGAQDAIRGKIFAKFSKEIMIAAAKGGPDPETNSALRLAISKAKAKSMPKANIDKAISKATGTSKEGADFKEIIYSGTLPGGVVFLVISLTDNINRTISNVQALFKKANGTVGKQGSIPYVFEQLGVLEIDKSLADEETLMLFALENGANNFETTEESFEIYCEPGHFLKLKKAIDDQFNFEYKTAEVSYIPNEYVVLEKERTAKILEHIERFEADDDVQEVFHNIDLSVLEE